The sequence CGCCGGATCTGCCGCCGGAGGTGATCGCCGAGCTCAAGCAGGGCGTCTACGAGATGCCGCCTGCGCTCTTCAACAACGACCCTCCCGGGCACACGCGCGCGCGGGCGCTGTTCTCCAAGGGGTTCACGCCGGCGAGGGTCGCCTCCCTCGAGCCGGCGATCGCCCGGGCCGCAAACGAGCTGGTGCGCGCCATGGACCTCGGCGGCGGACCGGTGGATCTGATGCAGGCGCTCGCCTTCCCGCTCCCCTTGCAGATGAGCGCCGCCCTCGTCGGGATACCGCTCGAGGACGCGCCCCTGCTCAGGGCCTGCCAGGACGAGCGGTTCACGCTCTACGATCCGACGGCCGACACGGCGCGAAAGGTGGAGGCGGCGCGGCGGTTCGTCTCCTACGAGCGCTACCTGGCCGCTCTCATCGAGCGGCGCCGCGCCGAGCCCGCCGACGACCTCATCACGGCCCTGATCGGCGCCCAGGTCGACGGCGAGGCGCCGCTGTCGGTCGACGAGATGATCTCCCATATCATCGTCCTGTTCTTCGCCGGCTACGAGACCGTCGCGAGCCTGATCGGCTCGCTCGTGCTCCGCCTGCTCGAGGCGCCCGCGCTCTGGGACGCCATCGGCGGCGACGCGGCGCTGCTCCAGGCGGCGATCGAGGAGACGCTCCGGATCGACGCGCCCGTGCAGATGGAGCCGCGGCGCGCGACGGCGCCCGCTGTCGTCGGCGGCGTCGAGATCCCCGCGGGCGCCACGGCGTTCGCCTTCTTCGGGGCGGCCAACCACGACCCCGCGGTCTTCCCGAGCCCGGAGCGGTTCGACGTGACCCGCCCCGTCGCCACCCCGCGCGGGCGGCACCTCGGCTTCGGCTGGGGGGTCCACACGTGCATCGGCGCTCCCCTCGCGCGCATCGAGGTGAGGTGCGCCGTGCAGGCGCTGCGCGCGGCGTTCCCCGGCCTGCGCCTCGCCGCCGCGGCGCGGCCCAGCTACGCGCCCAGCCTGTTCTTCCGCAAGCCAACGGCCGTGCCGGTGACGCTCGGCGCGGCGTGACCGCGTCCCGGGGATCAGGAAACATCCCGATCCCGGCCGAGGGACGGCACATGGCAGGAGGCAAAGCACCATGACCAGAGATCTTCGCGCGCGTATCATGCACATCGTGGGAGCCGGCATGTTCACCGGCCTGTCGCTGGCTGTCGGCTGCCTCGATGGCGCCGTGGAGGGCACGGAGTCAGGTACGGGCGCGGGCGGTCAGGGCGGCGCTGCGGGTCAGGGCGGCGCTGCGGGTCAGGGCGGCGCTGCGGGTCAGGGCGGCGCCGGCGGTCAGAGCAGCGTCCAGACGAGGTGCTTTTCGCCGGAAGAGATCCAGGCAAACGCCGGCGGCGGGGGCGACGGGGGCAGCGGGGCCGGCGGCGCGGGTGGGAGCGCAGAGGCCTGCCCGAGCGACTACCATCCGAACCCCGTATCCTGCGTGCGCTACGAGAACGGCCGGCTGGAGGACGGCCAGTGCTGCTACGACGTCGACGACCCGGGCATCGGCGCCTGCGGCCGCCCGTTCCTCGTGGGCGGCGAGCCGCGCCTGGCCGGCGTCGAGGCGCGCGCCGACTGGGTGCTCGATCCTGCGGCGGACGACCCGATCGCGCTCGATCCCGCGACGCGCGCCGCCCTGGCGGAGGCGTGGCTCGCCGACGCGCGCCTCGAGCACGCCTCGATCGCGTCCTTCGCGCGCTTCACGCTCGATCTGCTCGCCCTCGGCGCGCCGCCGGCCCTGATCGACGCGGCGCACCGCGCCCTGTCGGACGAGCTGCAGCACGCGAGGGCGTGCTTCACGCTCGCGAGCCGCTACGCCGGCCGGCCGCTCGGCCCGGGGGCGATGGCCATGGACGGCGCGCTCGGCGCGCCCACGCTCGCCGGCGCCGCGGCCAGCGCGGTGCGCGAGGGCTGCGTGGGCGAGACGCTCGCCGCCCTCCTGGCCAGCGCGCAGCGGGACCGCGCGCGCGACCCCGAGGCGCGCCGTACCCTCGACAGGATCGCGGCCGACGAGGCCGCTCACGCCGAGCTCGCGTGGGCGTTCGTGCGCTGGGCCGTGGCGCGCGGCGGCGAGCCGGTGCGCGCGGCCGTGGCGCGCGCGTTCGACGAGGCGCTCGCCGAGGCGCGCGGCGTGCACCTCGGCGAGCGCGCCGGGATCGACGCCGCCGCATGGCGCGACCACGGCCGGCTCACCGAGGCGGAGCGGGCGCGCTGCCACCTGGGCGCCGTGCGCGACGTGATCGCGCCGTGCGCAGAGGCGCTGTTGTCCGCGCCCCTCTCCGCTCCCTCGCCGGACGCCCGCCCCGGCGCCGCGGCGTCGCCCTCGTGAGAGGATCCAGGAGAGCATCCCTGCCCCTGCCCCTGCCCCGGTCCGCGTCGGTCGAGATCAGTCGATATCAGCCGGCGCCAGTGGACGTCAGTCGACGCCGGTCGACGTGGAGGCTCGCCGCCATGGCGCGCTCATGACCCAGCAGTTTCAAGCAGTTGTCGACAGATCGCGGCAGAAAAAAAACATCGCTGAGCGTGTCGATCTCGGGTCCGCCCGTTCGTCGTGACGGTAGAA is a genomic window of Sorangium aterium containing:
- a CDS encoding cytochrome P450 — encoded protein: MLDENTPHGTPVSESARRVGALFQPFSPGYADDPALAFYQAAHREAPVAYSEAFSAYLVTGHAELTQVLREPVLFSSAHILDLPPDLPPEVIAELKQGVYEMPPALFNNDPPGHTRARALFSKGFTPARVASLEPAIARAANELVRAMDLGGGPVDLMQALAFPLPLQMSAALVGIPLEDAPLLRACQDERFTLYDPTADTARKVEAARRFVSYERYLAALIERRRAEPADDLITALIGAQVDGEAPLSVDEMISHIIVLFFAGYETVASLIGSLVLRLLEAPALWDAIGGDAALLQAAIEETLRIDAPVQMEPRRATAPAVVGGVEIPAGATAFAFFGAANHDPAVFPSPERFDVTRPVATPRGRHLGFGWGVHTCIGAPLARIEVRCAVQALRAAFPGLRLAAAARPSYAPSLFFRKPTAVPVTLGAA
- a CDS encoding ferritin-like domain-containing protein; this translates as MTRDLRARIMHIVGAGMFTGLSLAVGCLDGAVEGTESGTGAGGQGGAAGQGGAAGQGGAAGQGGAGGQSSVQTRCFSPEEIQANAGGGGDGGSGAGGAGGSAEACPSDYHPNPVSCVRYENGRLEDGQCCYDVDDPGIGACGRPFLVGGEPRLAGVEARADWVLDPAADDPIALDPATRAALAEAWLADARLEHASIASFARFTLDLLALGAPPALIDAAHRALSDELQHARACFTLASRYAGRPLGPGAMAMDGALGAPTLAGAAASAVREGCVGETLAALLASAQRDRARDPEARRTLDRIAADEAAHAELAWAFVRWAVARGGEPVRAAVARAFDEALAEARGVHLGERAGIDAAAWRDHGRLTEAERARCHLGAVRDVIAPCAEALLSAPLSAPSPDARPGAAASPS